Below is a genomic region from Hevea brasiliensis isolate MT/VB/25A 57/8 chromosome 3, ASM3005281v1, whole genome shotgun sequence.
AGTGCAAAAGGGGAGCCTTCCCAACAAGCCTTAACGACACTCTCTCGAGGTGCTCAAGTCCTTATCCATTCTCTAAAAAGGAACCGTTCATTTCGGGGTAATCCTAATCTAGCCAAGGTCTTGAGCGCTACCATCTGTTTTCAAGAAGATCGAAATAGATTGGCTCAGGATAACATCGACAATCTCCTGGCTCAGACGACGAGTTTGGGTTTGGAGACCATTGTGAACTAGCACATAATTAGAGAAAAGGCCCATCTCTTGAGACAGAAGATTCTGAAGGCAGTCCAGGATGCAGCTTCCACCAAAGCCTAACtctcaactgctcaagaccacatCGCCCAGGTAAAAGATCGGGCAAAGTCTTACGAGGAAAGGATAGCTGAACTAGAGCGGGAACTTGAAGACGTTCGGGTCTGCCGATGTCACTCGACTTACTGAAGAgatcaaggcaaaagaagaagaagctcTGGTGAGggaggctggtgcttatgtgaatgctcatggcgatcTTCTAGCCAAACTCGTGAAgcactatcctgaggaagacttctccttgATGGAGGATCTCATCCCAAGAGCTGAAGAAGACAGTGAGGAGGAGCtgagagagaaagagggaatgACGGAACTGAAAATGTACCTGaagagcaggttaggggagaccctcctaccgaatgacttgtatatttttatattttgaaatgaatctaagtctttttatgctcaattttcttgatgagattGGAAAATATCCAAACCAAATTGCCTGAGTACTTAATCATTGAAtacagttgaacattaaacctgagatcGGTTATCAATCATAAAACATCAAGCCACTTCAAGAGATCGGAAACCATTATACGTGACACATGAGATCGGACGGTGCTGTGACCGAATATTGACTGAAACCttgaaacatttgaagagtgatttggtaaaattataaagatttgaaaatgacttgagcttaTTAGGGTCGGAATCTTTATTTAGAGATCGGATAAAACCTTAGCTTTGCTGAGAAATGTTTGAACAATTCGAGCGAGATAACTGATCACAAAACTATATGCAGATTTGTAATTTTGACGTATTTGAACATAGAGAGATTGAAAAACAGTAGCATGTAAGATTGAATGGTCTGGCGATCCAATATCAATCCGAACACATTGAGTAAAGGCGAGGAGATCGAAAAGCAATCCAACTTAAACGTGAGATCGAGTTATTCCGAAGACAAGCCATTGCTGAGTTCGGAAAAGTGACCTTTGATTGGGTCATCAATTTTGAAGGGATAAcattaaaatggataaaacataatgaaatttcaattttaaaagaacatTGCATTTGAGGGTCGATCAAAATATGTGTCTACAACCATGAATGTGCCCAATTTTCTCAAGAAGAATGCATTATACTATGCATTTTTATAATCAACATAGTTATAAAATAGAGGAGTGAAGGTGACAGAGAGTTTTTCTATATAAATATTTTGATTCCATTCTATCATggtaaaaactttaaaaattttacaCTTGGAATAATTTATCTATTGAGGGTCAGTCGGGTAAAAAATATGCTCAAGATCAATTGATTTGGAATAGACtagaattaattttataaaattttcttgtTTTATAAAGATCTTTTTAGATAAAAAAGTGATTAGGTTGAATTATTTTTGGAAGATTTCTTAATAATTTGGATTTTCAAAGTTTTTGTTAAAAATTTCTGGTTCAAGGGTAGAAACATGTGTGATAATTGATTTAACATAATACATGATTTTATTAAAACCTTAGATTTAGTGAATTGGTTTTGGCTTGATAATAATTAAAATGTTTGAATAtaattgtaaattattataaaagttTGGCTTTTATATTcatgtaaatttaattttaaaaattatatataattaaattcaatATCAAATATTAGGATatgaaaatcaaaattgaaagttaggataaaattataaattgaggAAAAGATTTAGTGTTGTATTTGTACAAggcttttttttaattattttttttatttttttaatgttaaattattgaaaaaataactTGTTATAGCGTTAGATGGCATTTGGTCATAAGCCCGAGCGTAATCACATATAGAAGAgagtaaattttgatttaaatcaaaAAGTATAATCGAATTGAGTCAATTTGATTTAATCAattcgattttaaaattcaatcgatttgatttaaaattttaataataaaaaaatcaaattaaatcgaaattactaatatatatatatataaagaaaattttaaaaatttttagttttgatttttaaatttttttatatgcctttattattgagatttgatgttaaaaatatgaaattttatatgtctttattattaaattaatatttatttaatttaatttaatttaatttttttaataattaatttaatttaatttttaaaatttttaatttttgatttctaTTCGATCCAAACAGTTGCACACATTCACATGGGCACTTTTTTaagtaattttcttttttaatttccaCCTTTTTATAAATCTGAGAGAAACAATTATCCCGTTTTGCTAATCGCTCAACATTTTCTCTCGAGTTTTCGGCAGAGCAAAGCATATCAAACCATTGGATTTCTAAGCTAATGGCGTCATCAGCAATGGTTCTGGATTCCAGGCCGGCATCGGAGCTCCCTCCATCGATCCCTGCCGCGAGATCGGACCTCCAACAAGCCTTCGCCGACCTATCCAGCGCCGATGAAGACGATCTCTACAGCCGCCTGAAGTCCCTTCAACGTCAGCTCGAGTTCATCGATATCCAAGAAGAATATGTCAAAGACGAGCAGAAGAATTTGAAGCGTGAGCTCCTTCGTGCTCAGGAAGAGGTCAAGCGGATCCAGTCGGTGCCGCTTGTCATCGGCCAGTTCATGGAGATGGTCGACCAAAACAATGGTATAGTGGGCTCCACCACTGGCTCTAATTACTATGTGAGGATTCTTAGCACCATTAATAGGGAGCTCTTGAAACCCTCTGCTTCAGTCGCTCTGCACCGACATTCCAATGCCCTTGTGGACGTGTTGCCTCCTGAGGCTGATTCCAGTATTTCTCTACTCAGCCAGTCCGAGAAACCTGATGTCACTTACAATGTAAgtccattttttttaattttattcttttaaaaagtTGAATTAGGGTTTTTCGCTATTTGGTTCGTTATTGTTAAATTTTCCGCTTTAGTGATTGCACAAATAGGGGTTTTACAATGCAGAACAACTGGTAGCTTTTGGAAGTTAGACTGTAGTGTTTGCAACTTTGTACTTGTCTGATCATTGGCTTTGGAAATCCTTTTATATTATGTTCGGGGTTATTTTGCAGTAGATTTACAATTGTAAAATATTGTTGCTAGAGATGGGGTTTGTTGAAGCAACGTGTTTTCTTAGGTTTAATGTTAttcttttaaaagtttaattaggGTTTTTTGCTATTTgggtatttattattaaattttccgGCTTAGTGATTGCACAATTAGGGGTTTTACAATGCAGAACAACTGGTAGCTTTTCAAATTGCGGTTGTAGGTTTTGCAACTTCGAACTTGTCTGGTCGTTGGTTTTGGAAATCTTTTTAAATTATGTCCTGGGTTATGTTGCAGCAGATATACAATTGTAAAATATTGTTTTCTTAGTTCTAGCCATTCTTCTTTTTTTCTCAATGCCAAATATGGTctagcttttttttttatgttgattgaattcaattaattttttttcttttatttattccaATTGTCTTCTTGTCTGGGATTAGTAATTGGATGGAAAATAATTTTCTGCTTGTTAGAATTTAATTCGTTATTGTTTTGAGCTGTTGGAATTATCAGCAGCTGGAGAATAATAATGCTTGCTTACTACAAATTTTATACTGTATTTTTGAGGGGGACCTGTAGTGTTGTGCTCTTCTGGGTTTGTTAGTGACCGCTgttggaaaaagtaagaatttctTGCAGGTAGAGAATTTGGGATTGATTTTTTTAGTCTGGGTTGAATCCCAAATTATGTGGGCATATTTTACATCCTGGTAGAATTTAGCGAGACTTGCTTGTTCACAAGAATATaacaactaagccttaatccTAAATTAGTTGATGTTGGTTATATGGATTCTTTTTTTGCCGTTTAGTTCTGATAACTTGCATGTGCCTAGATGAGCAGAGTCCAACATTTATAGCATAAGGATCCATATCATGAGAAATTACTAAATTTTGCGCCGATTGTCAACCTAACACAACCCTTCTTTATCCGAGCTTGAGATAGGCTATGTTTTGCAAAGCTCACATCGGCAGAGTTTTGCTAAGTTCACAAAAATAGGAAACAATAGTTGGGCACAACATAGCTACAGTTGTATTAAATAAGATGTATATAAATGTAAATtgtaagtcttttttttttttccaattatcTGAAATGAGTACTTAAGAATCATTGGAATAAAATAAGGATATAAAGGCTAATTTGGCTAAAAACAAATTGGCATTCTATCATTGGGCAAGTAATTTTTTACTAATTTGTTAGTGGCATTGTACTGCAGAATGGGAAGAGAATTCTATTGGggattttaattattatagaattaAGAAATATAAAGAGTTTTTAttgtttaggaaattattaggtctattattttcaaatttatcttatttagtattcctaattagagttgaattaggtttcttactcctaatttgaTTAGGGTCGTAAGCACTCTATAAATAGAGCTAATTTTCTATTATTGAGTAGATTGACTGTGATTATTGTTgagattaataaaattattgagaattagttctcttttcAAGGATTAGTCTTGTTTTCTCTTTGTTCTatatcaatttggtatcagagtgaAAATTCAATCCAACCTTCTGCTGTGCCTTCAAAATCCCACCTTCCAAGCTTCCCATTTGCCATTAATTTCTGCCCTAGTTTActgattattaaaaaataaaaaaatttcaagaaGCAAAGCGAAGAAGAACCTAGAATGACGCTGTCACCACTACCCTTCACCAAGCCATAACCGTCTGGCCATCCGACGGCCATCTAAACCTCCAGAAGACTTGCCAAACTACGGTGAGTCCAGAGCTGCCCTTTTGGTTGCTAAATGTTGGCCGGACCTCCAGATTTGACAGGGTCAATTGATGACCTGAAACACGATCCACGGGTTTTTTTGTCATCTGCACCCTCTTAGACACTCTTAGGCTAAATTGCTGTCGGCCTCTCCAGTTGCAATAACCCGTTGGGTCGGGTCAAGGGATCTGCGAGTAAGGCAGGTGATCTTACCCAGCTTACGTGAGCTTGTTGCATCTAATCGCTTCTTGAAATCTACCACATCAACGATTGCCATGTTAGCTTTCTTTGGCCACGTCATTGCCACATCACCACCATGCCATCATCCTTGCCACATCAGCAATTTTCAACAATGCCCTCTTTTGCTAGTTTGAGAGCCTTTCAATTGTTGTTCTAATTGATTCTATCTGCCTAGATGTTTCCAAAAATACAAAAGCGAATGCACACTTCTTCAAGTCAATCTTGTTGCTATCATACAAGAATGAAGAATTGATTGTTCTCCTAATGTAGTTTTTTATTCTCACGCACTTCAAGACTTGAGGACGAGTTGTTTTCAACTAGAGAAGAATAATGCAGAATGGGAGGAGAATTCTATTTAGGAATTTTAACTATTATAGAATTAGAAAATTTTTAGAGTTTTTATTgtttagaattttattattattaggtcTATTATTTTCTAACTTTATCTTATTTAGTATTTCTAGTTAGAGTTGAATTACTGTTTCCTACTCCTGATTTTATTAGGGTTGTAAGCTCTTTCTAAATAGAGCTAATTTTCTATTGTACAATAGATTGACTATGATTATAATTAAGATTAATTGAGAATCAGTTCTCTTTTCAAGGATTGATCCGTATTTTCTCTTTGTTCTACATCACATTGCCTAAGAAACCTTGTTTTGGTCACATTCCTCTGCTTAGAATGGTGATGTCATAAGGGAGACTAACTCTTGATCACCTCTGAAGCACAGAATGGCAATGGTTGGAGTGTTCTGATTTCGGAAACATTTCCGACATGGACATGGCTGAGACGCTTTTCGTGGCTGTGTCCAGAATTTTTGAAAGGTGGAAACGCGTGtctcttataaaaaaaaataattaggatAAAAATGCGGGAAATTAATAAGAGAGTGGGTTTTCCGGGACTTGGTTCTTTATGGCATGAAACTCCAAAATTTGAATTCTTTGAGGAAATCTCTTTCTGAGTTTTGTAGGTTAGTAATGATAGCTCATAAGCACCAAAAGTTTAAGGCTTAAGGTCGACCCACAGGTTTTGCAAGCATAACTACATCAATTAATTCTTAGTAAAGACTAGGCAGATGATGTATGACTATTTTTGCTAACAAATTGGATTATAGTAATGATTTCAATTGATATTGAAGTTGATATTTGTTTttgtaaaagatttttttttttgatatttctgtaAATTTCTTGAAAATTATTTGATATTTATGATAAAAATATAAGTCCAATTTATCAAAAAATTTGACTTTCAATTGAACATACTTAGAATTTGTAATCAGAAACAACAGCATcaatgcaaaaatgaccaaaagacTAATAATTTGTGATTCTAGCATCTTTTTCTATGTACAAAAATTGGCCAAACAGGATAGTACATAATTCTCATTGTGCTGTTAGTATTGGACTGTTTTACTTATATCTGTAGTATTAATTTGTGGTTACTAGATTTTATTATACccctatattatattatatttataaatatatcccTACATTTCGAATATTTATGCGTTTCCCCCACATTTccattttctatatttttaaaaatgtaGTTTCCGCATTTCTCTGTGTCTGCATTTTCGTTTCCGTGCTGCATAGTTGATCGTTGTTTGATGGTTAAAAATTAACTGGGAAAACTTTATTAGTAACCCTATCTTATCTGGTGATTCTTGGTGGGTTAAACCTTTGATTCTTGCTCTCTTTAATCCAAATATTGGTAAGGTGATGGGAACCTGATGTAGTCTAAGAAAACTCAATTTGGCAAatatgttaatttaatttttcatcctAAAATTAGGAGCTTTagatttctattaattagaaagtttatattttttatgattttattatCAATGAGGaagtaactcaactcaactcaactcaactaagcctttatcccaaaaatttggggtcggctatatggattcgctttttccactatgaacgattttgggttaaatcttcagaaatgtataatgcttctaagtcatgtcgTACTACTattctccaagtcaatttaggtctacccctttttttctttctatcctctaacttaatgtgctctacttgtttaactggagcctccgtatgtctacgcttcacatgaccaaaccacctcaatctcccttttctcaacttatcttcaattggcagcactcttaccttttctctaatactctcattacggactttatctagtctagtatggccactcatccaccttaacattctcatctctgcaactcttatcttagatgcatacgactctttcagtgcccaacactcactaccatataacatagccggtcgtatggctgtacggtaaaattttcctttcaatttattgggaatcttacgatcacataaaactcccgtggcacgtctccacttcaaccatccgactttaatcctatgattaatatcctcctcacatcccccatttacttgaaggactgagcctagatatttaaagtgattactttgtagcagtaccactccattcaaactaactccttccctatcaccagtttggccttcactgaacttgcaatgcatgtattctgtcttcgttctacttaacttaaaaccctttgactctagagtacttctccaaagttctagctttctattgactccttctcgtgtctcatctatcagaacaatattatccgcaaacatcatgcaccaaggaatactctcttgtatatgtttcgtcagttctgGAAGTTTAATTGATTTTACTTTTCTAGTTAGAGTTTGATTTGTATGTTGTTAGGGTTTCTTAATCCTACCATTAATATTTGTCTCTATATACTATGTAATCTAGGTATTCTAGTGGAGTTTATTATGATCTAGAAAATGTGTTTCCCTACCATCTAAGAATGTTTTCTCTGccctttgagaatttgtttctcaCCCCTTTGTTTTCGCCCCTTGCTTCCCTAGTCCTACCTGAATTTGGTATTAGAGCTTGTTCTACATCAGAACCTCACTAAAAGCATTTTCAGTTCTGGATAGTATGCAAGTTTTATGAACTTCCATTGTGTAAAATTGGTATTGGAAGGCTTTGAAGATGTATTTCATACGTATCATGATTTTTACATTTTCagttctctttttcttttccaaTATTTCTTATAGAATTGATATCTTTCATTCTTGACCATGATGATCGTTTTCTTTTATATGTGAATATTCAAGTAATTATTAGGTTCAAGAATTCTCCTACTCAATTGATAAGTAATTTGAATAAGGATGGTATCATATTCGGTTCttcgatgattttttttttcatttttctgttCTTTTTGTTTTGGCAGGACATTGGAGGATGTGACATTCAAAAGCAGGAGATTCGTGAGGCAGTAGAGTTGCCGCTGACTCACCATGAACTGTACAAACAAATTGGAATAGATCCCCCCCGTGGTGTCTTGCTTTATGGCCCCCCTGGCACTGGAAAGACCATGCTTGCCAAGGCTGTTGCTAATCATACAACAGCGGCTTTTATTAGAGTTGTTGGCTCTGAATTTGTTCAGAAGTATTTGGGTGAGGTATGTTTGAGAGGCTTGCATTTTTTTAAGTGTTTTATGATTGCAAAGTGGGAGAGAGGCTGGGTATACGTGACCTTTCACAGAGCCTGTGATGAGGAaggcctctcttcctctctcaaACACACACTTGTATGTGATAGTGAA
It encodes:
- the LOC110654446 gene encoding 26S proteasome regulatory subunit 6B homolog; amino-acid sequence: MASSAMVLDSRPASELPPSIPAARSDLQQAFADLSSADEDDLYSRLKSLQRQLEFIDIQEEYVKDEQKNLKRELLRAQEEVKRIQSVPLVIGQFMEMVDQNNGIVGSTTGSNYYVRILSTINRELLKPSASVALHRHSNALVDVLPPEADSSISLLSQSEKPDVTYNDIGGCDIQKQEIREAVELPLTHHELYKQIGIDPPRGVLLYGPPGTGKTMLAKAVANHTTAAFIRVVGSEFVQKYLGEGPRMVRDVFRLAKENAPAIIFIDEVDAIATARFDAQTGADREVQRILMELLNQMDGFDQTVNVKVIMATNRADTLDPALLRPGRLDRKIEFPLPDRRQKRLVFQVCTSKMNLSDEVDLEDYVSRPDKISAAEIAAICQEAGMHAVRKNRYVILPKDFEKGYRTNVKKPDTDFEFYK